Below is a genomic region from Streptomyces sp. NBC_00461.
GGAAGCGTGTCGAGTTATCGCTGTTATCGCTGTTGTCGCTTCGCCTTTTGGCTTGCACCGGTTGTGGTCAAGACTCGCCGGGTTACGGGTCTGTCCCAGCCGGCGGCGACCGCGTACAGGTGCGCAACGGTGACGGGAACCACCCTCCCGGCCCGTCGGCGGCGCAGTGCGTCGGGGCCGGTTTTGCGCACGGGACGGCGGCAAGGGAGGGGCTCGGCCGGGGTGCGGGAGGGGCGATGGGGGAGGGGCGTTGCCCGGTGGTGGTGGCAGTTGTGCCTGAACCTCCGTGTAACAGGGGTGTATTGGACGGCAGTTGGACACAACGGCTCGCCCGGCCGGGAGGCTCCTAGTGATCGAACCGCCCGCCTGTACCGACTCGTACAAAGCAGCCGGTACCCCCATCGATCCTGAGGAAGAAACGATGCGCGTTCACAAGCTCACCTCCGCTGCACTGGCCGTCGCCGCCGGTCTCTCGCTCGCGGCCTGCCAGAACGACGACGCCGGCACGAAACAGAGCGACCCGTCGTCCCCGTCCAGCGCGTCGTCCTCGGCCGGTGGTTCGGGCTCGGGCGGTTCGGGGGGCGGCGCGAAGAACTCCGCCGGGGCGGGCTCCGGCGCAGCCAGTTCCGGCGGGACGGGTTCGGCTGCCAAGCCCGGCTCCGGCGCGCACGCCAAGGTCGGCAAGTGCCGCACCGACGGGCTGGAGATCACGGCGAAGAACAACACCATCGACGGCGACCCCGACGCCACCGTCGTGGTCGAGCTGACCAACCACAGCGGCGGGGACTGCACCCTCTCCGGGTACGCGGGCGTCGACCTGAAGACCAGCGCGGGGGTGCTGTCCGCGAGGCGCACCGGCCAGCAGGCCGACTCGGCCGTCCTCAAGAACGGGAAGTCGACGTACTTCCCCATCAACTACCCGTTCAACAAGTCGGGCGGCTCCGGTGTCCGTGTCACCGGGCTGGTGGTGACCCCGCCGAACGAGACGAAGTCGGTCACCCTCAACTGGCCGGGTGCCGCCACGCTGCCCGTCACGGACGGCTCCGGCTCCCCGGTGAAGGTCGGCCCGGTCGGAAGCGCCGGCCAGGGCGGCTGACCCGCACGTCCCGGAATGCTCATGCCGTACCCGGACGGTGGGCCGGTTGAGCAGTTCCAGCGAGACGATGCTGGCGCCGTCCTTGGGCAGCAGGGCCACCGCGACGAGCGCGATGAGCGCCCCGAGGAACACCATGGTCAGCATGGTCCAGCGCGCCAGTTCAGGCCGCTGGTGATGAGGCCGCCGCCGACTGGCGCCTGCCCCCACCAGGTGCAGGAACCCGCAGCGCGTCATCCCTGGCTGGAGCGGAGTTTTCCAGCGGCCCCGGCACAGGTCATCAGGCGGTGTGCATCGAGACGCTCGTGGTCGTGGCCAGGACGACCGCCACCCCGATGGGGCAGATCGTCGAACGCATCGAGAGCTTGCAGACCGAGCGCGGCCGGGCCGATTCCGAGTAGCGGCCGAGAGGAGACTCAGTGCCCTGGCGGTGGCTTCAGTCGTTACGGGTGACCGGCTCGGGATCGGCGTCGAGCGCATCGAGCACTGCGTCGCCGTTCGCTCTCGCCCACTCGGTCAGCATGTGGATCGGATCGATCAGCGTCGCCCCGAGCGGGGTGAGTTCGTACTCGACGCGGGGCGGCACCTCGGCGTAGGCGTGGCGGCGGATGAGTCCGTGCGCCTCGAGTCGTCGGAGTGTCTGGGTGAGCACCTTGCGGGAGATGCCGCCGATCAGCTCGATCAGCTCGCCATGGCGCACCGGGCCCTTGCTGAGGCCGTAGAGCACAACCGCCGTCCATTTGTCGGCGATCAACTCGACCGTCAGACGCGCCGGACAGTCGGCGAGAAAGGAGTCGCCGGGACCGAAACCGCTCATGGCGCCTACGGTACCTGCTGGTTCCTATCGGAAGCCTAGCCTGGGTTCTCTCCCCCCTTCCCAAGCCAGGAGAGTCATGCGAGTCATCACCCAGCAGTCGCTCGGCGGTCCCGAGGTGCTCACCATCGTGGACGCGCCCGAGCCCCGGCCCCTCCCGACCGAGGTTCTCGTCCGAGTCAAGGCGATCGGGCTGAACCCGCTGGAGGCGCGCCTGCGCGCCGGCGAGTTCCCGCTGCTCGGTCGGCCACCATTCGTCCTCGGCTGGGACATCAGCGGTGTGGTCGAACAGGCGCCGCAGACGTGGCGGTTCAGGCCCGGCGACGAGGTGTTCGGCATGCCGTTGTTCCCGCGGGCGGCGAGCGCGTACGCCGAGGTCGTGGCGGCGCCGGCGTTGCACCTGGCACGCAAGCCGGCTTCGCTCTCGCACGTCGAGGCGGCGGCGCTGCCGATCGTCGGGCTGACGGCGTGGCAGGGCCTCGTCGACCTCGGCGGCGTGAGCGAGGGCGACCGCGTCCTGGTCCACGGCGGAGGTGGCGGGGTCGGCCACGTCGCGATCCAGATCGCGAAGGCGCTCGGCGCGCACGTGATCGCGACCGCCGGCGGGAGCAAGCGGAAGTTCGTCGAGGGGTTCGGCGCCGACGAGGTGATCGACTACACGGCGGTCGACTTCACCGAGGCGGTCCGCGACATCGACGTCGTGCTCGACACGATCGGTGGCGACACCGTCGAGCGGTCGCTCGAAGTGCTCCGCCCCGGCGGTCATTTGGTGACGGCGGTGGCCGAGGAGGATGCGGAGCTCGTCGCCAAGTACGCGGCGGCGGGCATGCGCTTCAGCGGCATCGGGGTCGACCCTGACCCGGTCGCCCTGCGAGGCCTCGTCGAACTCGTCGAACAGGGCAGACTCCGGGTCCACGTGCAGGAGACCTTCCCGTTCGAACGCGTCGCCGACGCGCACCGGCTACTCGACGGCGGTCACCTCCAGGGCAAGCTCGTCCTCACCGTCTGATCCCGTCATTGGGGCCTCGTGTGAGCGAGGCCCCAATGAGACCCCAGCGAAGGGAAAACTGCACGTCGCGGCTCAGGTCACGATCGATCATGGCGTCGTGGTGGAGATGCGCGACGTACTCCGGCAGATGCACGGTGACAGGGCCCTCTGCCTGTGGAGAGGAGTCCGGCTCCAGGTCTTGAGTGGGGGCCACCCATCACCATGCACTGCTCTTTGCTATCAGGTCTGAGCATTGCTCCTGCCGGGCCGTATGGGTGGTGGTTGGGGTGGTCAGAGGGGAAACGGAGTCGGTCTGTCCATCTTGGGGGACGGCGGGTCTTTCCGTGCCAGCCCGGTCCACTGCGCGGCAAGTAGTGCCAGGTAGTGCGGATTGAGAAGGAGGTACCGCCGCCACAGCCGACCCGGTTCCAGCGCCAGCCGCCCCAGCCACTCCAGTCCGTGCTTCTGCATCCAGACGGGTGGCCTGCGCAGGATTCCGGCGTGGAAGTCGAACGCGGCACCGACCGCGAGCAGAGGCATCGGCAGCAGCGGACGCATGGCGTGCACGAAGACTTCCTGGCGTGGGCAGCCCAGTCCGACCAGGACGATCCGTGCCCCGGATGCGGTGATCCGGGCGGCAAGTTCCGCGTCCTCGTCGGGGCGGGCGGCGCGGAACTTGGACGCTTCGTGACCGGCGATCTTCAGGGCCGGCAGTGTGTTGTGCAGGTTCAACATCAGGCGGTCCAGCGTCTGCTGGGTCGAGCCGTACAAATACACCGACAGGCCCTCTTCGGCCGCTGCGCGCAGGACGTGCTGGGTCAAGGTCGGGCCGCACACCCGGTCGGTGAGGGCTGCGCGGTGCAGCACGTTCAGCGCCCAGCGCACGGGTTGTCCGTCAGGAGTCACCAGGTCGAAGGAGTTGAGGCGGGCGCCGTGCTCGCGGTCCAGTACGCCCGTCATCACGCCGTGGACGGCCAGGGCGGTCACGGCGAACGGGCGACGTTCCCGGGCTGCGGCGAGCACGTCGTCCACCGCCCCGGCGTAGCTTGTGACGTCGACGAGGACTCCGAGAACGTTCCTCTTCACCGGGTGGGGATCCATCTGTCCACGTTGGCCTCGTAGGTCTCATGCATGATCATTGGCACGTCGTACGTCAACTGCCACTCCGGATAGTGCTGCTCGAAACGGGCGTTGGAGCTGATCCACCAGACGTGGTCGCCGGTCCGGGGAGTGTCGACG
It encodes:
- a CDS encoding DUF4232 domain-containing protein; translated protein: MRVHKLTSAALAVAAGLSLAACQNDDAGTKQSDPSSPSSASSSAGGSGSGGSGGGAKNSAGAGSGAASSGGTGSAAKPGSGAHAKVGKCRTDGLEITAKNNTIDGDPDATVVVELTNHSGGDCTLSGYAGVDLKTSAGVLSARRTGQQADSAVLKNGKSTYFPINYPFNKSGGSGVRVTGLVVTPPNETKSVTLNWPGAATLPVTDGSGSPVKVGPVGSAGQGG
- a CDS encoding winged helix-turn-helix transcriptional regulator — protein: MSGFGPGDSFLADCPARLTVELIADKWTAVVLYGLSKGPVRHGELIELIGGISRKVLTQTLRRLEAHGLIRRHAYAEVPPRVEYELTPLGATLIDPIHMLTEWARANGDAVLDALDADPEPVTRND
- a CDS encoding NADP-dependent oxidoreductase; protein product: MRVITQQSLGGPEVLTIVDAPEPRPLPTEVLVRVKAIGLNPLEARLRAGEFPLLGRPPFVLGWDISGVVEQAPQTWRFRPGDEVFGMPLFPRAASAYAEVVAAPALHLARKPASLSHVEAAALPIVGLTAWQGLVDLGGVSEGDRVLVHGGGGGVGHVAIQIAKALGAHVIATAGGSKRKFVEGFGADEVIDYTAVDFTEAVRDIDVVLDTIGGDTVERSLEVLRPGGHLVTAVAEEDAELVAKYAAAGMRFSGIGVDPDPVALRGLVELVEQGRLRVHVQETFPFERVADAHRLLDGGHLQGKLVLTV
- a CDS encoding WecB/TagA/CpsF family glycosyltransferase, which produces MKRNVLGVLVDVTSYAGAVDDVLAAARERRPFAVTALAVHGVMTGVLDREHGARLNSFDLVTPDGQPVRWALNVLHRAALTDRVCGPTLTQHVLRAAAEEGLSVYLYGSTQQTLDRLMLNLHNTLPALKIAGHEASKFRAARPDEDAELAARITASGARIVLVGLGCPRQEVFVHAMRPLLPMPLLAVGAAFDFHAGILRRPPVWMQKHGLEWLGRLALEPGRLWRRYLLLNPHYLALLAAQWTGLARKDPPSPKMDRPTPFPL